From Lepisosteus oculatus isolate fLepOcu1 chromosome 8, fLepOcu1.hap2, whole genome shotgun sequence, one genomic window encodes:
- the trmt12 gene encoding tRNA wybutosine-synthesizing protein 2 homolog produces the protein MDVDIPAVTTPVRFAQSYRRYLEEVGALDRRFCLQERTEGLVALPILPACLAQLDLQALQRTVAPGSTCCIAYIRDPVPSKRQRVKSAHDQLAEAVQGLLEQRGEQWSEELRQDLPHSWQRHGDLVLLGEGCFLKHIWSRLEPELWGTVALALGGKRLARMGRVSADSFRSPAVTLLLGEDSWVTHVDNGIRYEFDVTKCMFSPGNITEKLRIASLDCSGETVVDLYAGIGYFTIPYLVCAGAARVHACEWNPHAVAALRRNLQLNGVSQRCTVHQGDSRQLQLGGGADRVNLGLIPSSEEGWPAACRLLRQDRGGVLHVHQNVSSRPPRGAGAAAPRDGGGESGQPPGTGSSLRREWREWAEDASRRIAGLLLDAHGQPWRTRVLHVEHVKSYAPHVDHLVLDLECRPV, from the exons ATGGACGTCGATATACCTGCCGTGACGACACCTGTACGGTTTGCGCAGTCATACAG GAGGTACCTGGAGGAGGTGGGCGCGCTGGATCGGAGGTTCTGCCTGCAGGAGCGCACAGAGGGCCTGGTGGCCTTGCCCATACTGCCGGCCTGCCTGGCACAGCTGGACCTGCAGGCCCTGCAGCGCACTGTGGCCCCGGGCAGCACCTGCTGCATCGCTTACATCCGG GACCCTGTCCCATCGAAGAGGCAGCGAGTGAAGTCGGCTCATGACCAGCTTGCGGAGGCTGTCCAGGGCCTGCTGGAGCAGCGGGGGGAGCAGTGGAGCGAGGAGCTGAGGCAGGACCTCCCCCACAGCTGGCAGCGCCATggcgacctggtcctgctggggGAGGGCTGTTTCCTCAAGCACATCTGGAGCAGACTGG AGCCGGAGTTGTGGGGGACCGTGGCATTGGCGCTGGGTGGAAAGCGGCTGGCCAGAATGGGGCGAGTGTCCGCAGACAGTTTCCGGTCCCCTGCGGTGACCCTGTTGCTGGGAGAGGACAGCTGGGTCACACATGTGGACAATGGGATCAG GTATGAATTTGATGTCACCAAGTGCATGTTCTCACCTGGAAACATCACGGAGAAGCTGAGGATCGCCTCGCTGGACTGCAGCGGGGAGACCGTAGTGGACCTGTACGCAG GCATCGGCTACTTCACCATTCCCTACCTGGTGTGCGCCGGGGCGGCCCGTGTCCACGCCTGCGAGTGGAACCCCCACGCGGTCGCCGCGCTGCGCAGAAACCTGCAGCTGAACGGAGTGTCCCAGCGCTGCACCGTCCACCAGGGGGACAGCAGACAG CTCCAGCTCGGCGGCGGCGCGGACCGGGTGAACCTGGGGCTGATCCCCAGCTCGGAGGAGGGCTGGCCCGCGGCCTGCCGGCTGCTGAGGCAGGACAGGGGCGGCGTCCTGCACGTCCACCAGAACGTGTCCTCGCGCCCGCCGAGAGGCGCCGGGGCGGCGGCCCCGCGTGACGGGGGCGGAGAGAGCGGGCAGCCCCCCGGGACGGGAAGCTCCCTGCGGCGGGAGTGGCGGGAATGGGCGGAGGACGCTTCCCGCCGGATTGCTGGCCTGCTGCTGGACGCTCACGGACAGCCCTGGAGAACCCGCGTCCTGCACGTCGAGCACGTCAAGTCTTACGCCCCTCATGTTGATCACTTGGTGCTGGACCTGGAGTGTAGGCCCGTCTGA